The following proteins are co-located in the Manihot esculenta cultivar AM560-2 chromosome 9, M.esculenta_v8, whole genome shotgun sequence genome:
- the LOC110623455 gene encoding F-box/kelch-repeat protein At1g57790: MSGRKRRKLNSLAVAAMDSKRVTTKNMKEKMESQTWSDLPTELLELIFCHVTLEDNICASVVCKSWHAAAISVRVVNQSPWLMYFPKNGNLYEFYDPAQRKTHSLELPELHGSRVCYTKDGWLLLYRPRTHDVFFFNPFTKEVIELPSFELTYQVVAFSSPPTSTSCSVLTVKHISPTVVAISTCHPGATEWVTANYQNRLPFVSSIWNKVVFCSGLFYCLSLTGWLGVFNPVELTWNVLIVPPPRCPDNFFAKNWWKGKFMSEHNGDILVIYTCFSENPIIFKLNQSNMMWEEMKTLDGVTLFASFLSSHSGTNLPGLMRNSIYFSKVRLFGKRCISYSLDDSRYYPGKQCHDWGEQAPFESIWIEPPQGLTTFI; the protein is encoded by the exons ATGTCTGGGAGGAAGAGAAGAAAGTTGAATTC GTTGGCTGTGGCAGCCATGGATAGTAAAAGGGTGACAACCAAGAATATGAAAGAGAAAATGGAATCACAAACTTGGTCTGACCTCCCTACAGAACTTCTGGAACTGATCTTTTGCCATGTAACTCTAGAAGATAACATTTGTGCCTCTGTTGTTTGCAAGAGCTGGCATGCAGCTGCCATTTCTGTCAGAGTGGTAAACCAATCACCCTGGCTTATGTATTTTCCTAAAAATGGGAATTTGTATGAGTTCTATGACCCAGCACAACGCAAGACCCATTCCCTTGAGTTACCAGAATTGCATGGGTCAAGAGTTTGTTACACTAAAGATGGTTGGTTGTTGTTATACAGACCCAGAACCCATGATGTTTTCTTCTTTAATCCCTTTACTAAGGAAGTGATTGAACTGCCAAGTTTTGAATTGACTTATCAGGTAGTTGCTTTCTCTTCTCCTCCAACATCTACCAGCTGCAGTGTTTTAACAGTTAAGCACATCAGTCCCACAGTTGTTGCTATCAGCACTTGCCATCCAGGGGCGACCGAATGGGTTACTGCTAATTACCAAAATCGCTTGCCTTTTGTTAGTAGTATTTGGAACAAGGTTGTTTTCTGCAGTGGACTTTTTTACTGTCTAAGTCTCACAGGCTGGCTAGGTGTTTTCAACCCAGTGGAACTTACTTGGAATGTTCTTATCGTGCCTCCACCTAGGTGCCCTGACAATTTTTTTGCTAAAAATTGGTGGAAAGGAAAATTTATGTCTGAGCATAATGGAGacattttagttatttataCATGTTTTAGTGAAAACCCAATTATATTTAAGTTGAATCAGTCGAATATGATGTGGGAAGAGATGAAGACCCTTGATGGTGTGACATTGTTTGCCAGTTTCTTATCATCTCATTCAGGAACTAACCTCCCTGGATTAATGAGAAACAGTATCTATTTTTCTAAAGTCCGTTTGTTTGGAAAACGTTGCATATCATACTCTCTTGATGACTCTAGATACTATCCTGGCAAGCAGTGTCATGACTGGGGAGAGCAAGCTCCTTTCGAGAGCATCTGGATTGAACCACCTCAAGGCCTCACAACCTTTATCTGA